Proteins encoded in a region of the Enterococcus gilvus ATCC BAA-350 genome:
- a CDS encoding CHAP domain-containing protein produces MKKSILSALLVCTIAVSAVPSIALADNYDQQIQEKDQKINELQGKQSGVQSQIDGLTSEIATVSGQVKDLEAKQDQLNKDTMKLQDKIATLKVRIAKRNEVIKNQARDTQVKGQATSYVSAVLDADSLSDVIGRVQAMSTIVKANKSLMEQQKADEKAVEAKVKDNEAKVAEVQENQKELEAQKNEIANKQAELNVVKANYAAEQATAEQDKSKLKKQQEEAKAEQARILKEQEEAAKAQKAEQERQAKEAAKAQKAFEDAQAKAAKEEAAKAEQAKEYSESSSASSTEASSSASEESSTAASTTETKTEQTSSTENSKTPDPTPAPTPAPTPSTGGGNKVDHTGSGNMYAVGQCTWYVKQVAPWAGTYWGNGCQWGASAAADGFQVDGTPAAGAIVSFGQGQSVGTWNADPTYGHVAYVQSYNASNNTITITQGGMGFPSPTGPNTATLSAAGLTYIHP; encoded by the coding sequence GTGAAAAAAAGTATATTATCAGCATTGTTAGTGTGTACAATCGCTGTATCAGCAGTTCCTAGTATCGCACTAGCGGATAATTATGACCAACAAATCCAAGAAAAAGATCAAAAGATCAATGAATTACAAGGCAAACAGTCGGGTGTTCAGTCACAGATCGACGGATTAACAAGTGAAATCGCAACAGTTAGCGGACAAGTAAAAGACTTAGAAGCGAAACAAGATCAATTAAATAAAGACACGATGAAGTTGCAAGATAAAATTGCAACATTGAAAGTACGTATCGCAAAACGTAACGAAGTTATCAAAAATCAAGCACGTGATACACAAGTGAAGGGTCAAGCGACCAGCTATGTATCAGCCGTATTAGATGCTGATTCATTATCAGATGTCATTGGCCGTGTTCAAGCGATGTCAACCATTGTCAAAGCCAACAAATCATTGATGGAACAACAAAAAGCGGATGAAAAAGCCGTTGAAGCGAAGGTTAAGGACAACGAAGCGAAAGTTGCTGAAGTTCAAGAAAATCAAAAAGAACTAGAAGCACAAAAGAACGAAATCGCGAACAAACAAGCAGAATTGAATGTTGTGAAAGCGAACTACGCTGCAGAACAAGCAACTGCGGAACAAGATAAATCGAAATTGAAGAAACAACAAGAAGAAGCGAAGGCAGAACAAGCGCGCATCTTGAAAGAGCAAGAAGAAGCAGCAAAAGCACAAAAAGCAGAGCAAGAACGTCAAGCAAAAGAAGCAGCGAAAGCACAAAAAGCCTTCGAAGACGCTCAAGCAAAAGCAGCGAAAGAAGAAGCTGCAAAAGCAGAACAAGCAAAAGAATATTCTGAAAGCTCGTCAGCTTCTTCAACAGAAGCATCATCAAGTGCAAGTGAAGAAAGCTCTACAGCCGCTTCAACTACTGAAACAAAAACAGAGCAAACAAGTTCTACTGAAAATTCAAAAACACCAGACCCAACACCGGCACCTACTCCTGCCCCAACACCTTCAACAGGCGGCGGAAACAAAGTAGACCACACCGGTTCAGGCAATATGTATGCAGTTGGTCAATGTACATGGTATGTGAAACAAGTTGCACCATGGGCTGGAACGTATTGGGGCAATGGGTGTCAATGGGGTGCTTCAGCAGCAGCTGACGGTTTCCAAGTTGATGGTACACCAGCAGCAGGCGCGATCGTAAGCTTTGGTCAAGGTCAATCTGTGGGAACATGGAATGCCGATCCTACTTATGGACACGTGGCGTATGTTCAATCATACAACGCTTCAAACAACACGATCACGATCACTCAAGGCGGTATGGGCTTCCCATCACCAACTGGACCAAACACTGCAACATTAAGTGCAGCAGGTCTAACATATATTCACCCATAA
- a CDS encoding MFS transporter produces MAIISMFISVGAISGPALGGVLLSALSWRWIYLINVPLGVIFSLIGYRVFHFPKMTKQTIEQPLKNANWLGQGIFSVGIIVLSLSSLFFQSASARYLVGSLAFLIGAALTVYSFIQDDRSESPWISPHVLRNKRFMLSMFALFLAMLTNVASNILLPFYLQSFHRINPMISGLVMVLQSVVMLIIAPIAGRLSDKIGSSKLILSGILVLILSQIGYTFYPLQLNWLLVLLPILLNGVGMGIFLSPNNSLAMSFVEKQFTGVAGSLTSFFRTIGMSLGISIASAVLFAQLPGVRYITPQLGAHFLRAFHNVFWVMTFLAVVCLLLSIYAISTDQKKPRER; encoded by the coding sequence TTGGCGATCATCTCGATGTTCATATCGGTGGGAGCGATCTCTGGTCCCGCTCTTGGCGGAGTGCTGCTTTCGGCACTATCCTGGCGTTGGATCTATTTGATCAATGTCCCTTTAGGTGTGATTTTTAGTCTTATCGGCTATCGCGTCTTTCACTTCCCAAAAATGACTAAACAAACGATCGAACAACCGTTAAAAAATGCGAATTGGTTGGGACAAGGAATTTTTTCTGTTGGGATCATTGTCTTATCCCTATCCAGTCTCTTTTTCCAAAGTGCCAGCGCGCGTTACTTGGTCGGCAGTTTGGCCTTCTTGATCGGTGCCGCTTTGACGGTCTACTCCTTCATCCAAGATGATCGCAGCGAAAGTCCCTGGATCTCCCCACATGTGTTAAGAAACAAACGCTTCATGCTTTCGATGTTCGCCTTGTTTTTGGCGATGCTGACAAATGTCGCTTCAAATATTCTGCTGCCTTTCTATTTGCAGAGCTTCCATCGAATCAATCCCATGATCAGCGGTCTCGTGATGGTCTTGCAATCAGTCGTGATGCTGATCATCGCACCCATCGCTGGACGTTTATCGGATAAGATCGGCTCGAGTAAATTAATCCTCTCTGGAATTTTGGTTTTGATTCTTTCACAGATCGGGTATACCTTTTACCCGTTGCAGCTAAACTGGCTGCTGGTGCTGCTCCCTATTTTATTGAACGGCGTCGGCATGGGCATCTTTTTGTCACCTAATAATTCATTGGCGATGTCCTTTGTTGAGAAACAATTCACCGGCGTTGCTGGATCTCTCACTTCCTTTTTCAGAACGATCGGAATGAGTCTCGGGATCAGCATTGCTTCGGCAGTCCTTTTTGCTCAATTACCTGGTGTGCGTTACATCACACCTCAACTGGGCGCTCACTTTCTCCGTGCCTTCCACAATGTGTTTTGGGTGATGACCTTTTTAGCGGTCGTCTGCCTGCTGCTGTCGATCTATGCCATTTCCACCGATCAAAAGAAGCCGCGCGAACGTTGA
- a CDS encoding MFS transporter, translating to MEKQRTLSKSIIILGLFSFITSLSGESTNLALPTISRALTITNNEATWIVQIGLITTTILLVAFGHLGDLLSKEFIFLIGGVLFTIGSLINGLSPNFTILLLGRVVQAIGSAMIMRTPLDLRQSIPLRKHEGLPWRSSRCSYRWERSLVPLLAECCFRHYPGVGSI from the coding sequence ATGGAAAAACAACGAACACTAAGTAAATCGATTATTATATTAGGCCTTTTCTCTTTTATCACCTCTCTTTCTGGTGAGAGTACGAATTTGGCTCTGCCGACGATCAGCCGTGCACTGACCATTACAAACAATGAAGCCACTTGGATCGTCCAGATCGGCTTGATCACTACAACGATCTTGCTCGTCGCCTTTGGTCACCTCGGAGATTTATTGTCAAAAGAATTCATCTTTCTGATCGGCGGCGTGTTATTCACGATCGGCTCACTCATCAACGGCCTTTCGCCAAATTTTACGATTCTTTTACTAGGACGGGTCGTCCAAGCAATCGGGTCGGCGATGATCATGCGAACTCCATTGGACTTACGACAGAGTATTCCACTCCGGAAACACGAGGGACTGCCTTGGCGATCATCTCGATGTTCATATCGGTGGGAGCGATCTCTGGTCCCGCTCTTGGCGGAGTGCTGCTTTCGGCACTATCCTGGCGTTGGATCTATTTGA
- a CDS encoding ATP-dependent helicase: MFTKFSKDIRSDLFKTKSDELQDKETLRRLTEANGGNAFSDEQLTAIRFPMQTHLRIIAGAGSGKTQTICAKAAYLVLEQGIDPKAIMMCTFSRKAKLEMEARVNHYLGGNARINVQTFHGWFNGEYNALTRRDPRLNQWGIEGTIDEDQYYQTLTQLIKKYKLYNFDKFDERTIASRISYWRNMGYSDDEMVGFVEKYFDDEDLILNHSLSTVFQQFLAELAMLKKSQRFITFDDMLFNLKQMLENDADARQILQEKYRYIFIDEFQDINPLQKQIIALICPPDKHLKQTAAGKLIIVGDDDQSIYYFRGAEPRYIKEFEQEYQQTSLQLMTNYRSEAPIVEAGNRLIQYNGHDRLEKTMIANKKTSEHECYGIGFKDDDEEAAWIGMKIQELTRQTAGKDGRPNYRETMVLYPTRVQLRSLLKQLKKQKVPFVTPSNDDLLGIFGLPPFKTLFQQLELLASASSIQQKNEALKKIIQQYAFLHFIKFGASAAFSEKLFSKNKFKVKDLVAFLVSERNLSQASQEQAKQFFKQIYLFYQQQQLELAELAEALLATPKFKKELSDEECDWLRKELIAAKDWPGLLEAYQQASEQNQSMKKRLQDYDQEKLNAVYLLSIHASKGLGKKTVFIKGVYQDALPNHHTVEKAECDLQRAKEEAAPPTTMEEQRRLMYVALTRAKENLYVTYPKTVNNKTVTASPFLKEAGLPLKEYQKNSIL, translated from the coding sequence ATGTTTACAAAGTTTTCAAAGGACATACGCTCAGATTTGTTCAAAACAAAGTCAGATGAGCTTCAAGATAAAGAGACACTTCGACGATTAACCGAAGCAAATGGCGGCAATGCCTTTAGCGATGAACAGTTAACGGCTATTCGATTTCCTATGCAGACACATTTACGAATCATCGCAGGAGCAGGAAGCGGTAAAACGCAAACGATTTGTGCCAAAGCTGCCTACCTCGTACTGGAACAAGGAATTGACCCAAAGGCGATCATGATGTGCACCTTTTCTCGAAAGGCAAAACTAGAAATGGAGGCGCGGGTCAACCACTATTTGGGCGGCAATGCCCGGATCAACGTTCAAACATTCCATGGCTGGTTCAATGGGGAATACAACGCGTTGACCCGCCGCGACCCTCGCTTGAATCAATGGGGGATCGAAGGAACGATCGATGAGGACCAATATTATCAAACACTGACTCAGCTGATCAAAAAGTACAAGTTGTATAATTTTGATAAATTTGATGAACGGACGATTGCTTCTCGAATCAGCTATTGGCGCAACATGGGCTATTCGGATGACGAAATGGTAGGGTTTGTGGAAAAATATTTCGATGATGAAGATCTGATCCTGAACCACTCGTTAAGTACCGTTTTCCAACAATTTTTGGCGGAGCTGGCAATGCTGAAGAAGTCCCAACGTTTTATTACGTTTGATGACATGCTGTTCAATCTTAAGCAGATGTTGGAAAATGACGCCGACGCACGTCAGATTCTACAGGAAAAGTACCGCTATATTTTTATTGATGAGTTTCAAGACATCAATCCCTTGCAGAAACAAATCATCGCCTTGATCTGTCCGCCGGATAAGCACTTGAAGCAAACGGCTGCAGGAAAACTGATCATCGTCGGCGATGACGATCAAAGCATCTATTATTTCCGAGGAGCAGAACCTCGTTATATCAAAGAGTTTGAGCAGGAGTATCAGCAAACGTCGCTGCAACTGATGACGAATTACCGGTCAGAGGCGCCGATCGTTGAAGCGGGAAATCGCCTCATTCAATACAATGGTCACGATCGTCTAGAAAAGACGATGATCGCCAATAAAAAAACGTCTGAGCATGAGTGCTATGGCATTGGATTCAAAGATGACGACGAAGAAGCCGCTTGGATCGGAATGAAAATCCAGGAACTGACACGGCAGACAGCGGGAAAAGATGGGCGTCCAAATTATCGTGAGACGATGGTCTTATACCCAACCAGGGTGCAACTGCGTTCTTTGCTAAAGCAATTAAAAAAACAAAAAGTTCCCTTTGTTACACCCTCGAATGACGACTTGCTGGGAATCTTTGGTTTGCCTCCATTCAAGACGCTTTTCCAACAATTAGAGCTGCTGGCTTCGGCATCGTCGATCCAGCAGAAAAACGAGGCGCTGAAAAAGATCATTCAGCAGTATGCGTTTCTCCATTTTATTAAATTTGGTGCCAGTGCCGCCTTTAGTGAGAAATTGTTTAGTAAAAACAAATTCAAGGTCAAGGATCTCGTCGCGTTTTTAGTCAGTGAACGAAACCTTTCTCAGGCTTCACAGGAGCAGGCAAAGCAATTTTTCAAGCAGATCTATCTGTTTTATCAACAGCAGCAATTGGAATTAGCTGAACTGGCGGAGGCGCTGCTCGCGACACCTAAATTCAAAAAAGAATTGAGTGACGAAGAGTGCGATTGGCTAAGGAAAGAATTGATAGCGGCAAAGGATTGGCCCGGTCTGCTGGAGGCCTATCAGCAAGCCAGTGAACAGAACCAATCGATGAAGAAACGACTGCAGGATTACGACCAAGAAAAATTAAACGCAGTCTATTTACTCTCAATCCACGCCAGCAAAGGCTTGGGGAAGAAGACGGTTTTCATTAAAGGTGTCTACCAAGATGCGCTGCCTAATCACCACACGGTGGAAAAGGCCGAGTGTGATCTGCAACGAGCCAAAGAAGAAGCGGCTCCCCCTACGACGATGGAGGAGCAACGCCGTCTGATGT